The following are from one region of the Capsicum annuum cultivar UCD-10X-F1 chromosome 1, UCD10Xv1.1, whole genome shotgun sequence genome:
- the LOC107869755 gene encoding 4-coumarate--CoA ligase-like 6, which produces MTTFLKPHFNSNSTEGEKKGGNGEVERNPSKIHWYCAETGVYTSKHPSVKLPEDPFLDVVSFIFSHKHGGVCALVDSISGISVSYEELYPMVKSMASGLHKRGVVKGDVVLILLPNSIYFPVVLLGALIIGAVVTTMNPLSSLLEIKKQVLDCGVSLVFTCSDKVDKLCTLDVPVIGVPEILVSGSNGGESSVFYELVTCHPNWDLRPRISQQDTAVILYSSGTTGASKGVVLTHGNLIAMVELFVRFESSQYEYLSTENVYLAIAPMFHVYGLSLFAMGLLSLGTTIVVMRKFDANEMVKAIETYGVTHFPAVPPLLIALTRKAKDGASSKLKSLKQVSCGAAPITTKTIEDFVHTLPNVDFIQGYGMTESTAVGTRGYNTEKLHNYSSVGLLAPNMQAKVVDWITGSPLPPNSMGELWLCGPGVMKGYLNNLECTKSTIDDNGWLHSGDIAYFDEEGYLYVIDRLKETIKYKGFQIAPADLESVLVSHPDIIDAAVIGARDEEAGEIPVAFVAKRDGCALSQTDVIDFVSKQVAPYKKIRKVYFGAWIPRSAAGKILRKELRNFLTSKL; this is translated from the exons ATGACAACTTTCTTGAAACCCCATTTTAACTCCAATTCCACTGAAGGTGAAAAAAAAGGTGGTAATGGTGAAGTTGAGAGAAACCCTTCTAAAATCCATTGGTACTGTGCTGAAACAGGTGTATATACCAGCAAACACCCTTCTGTAAAATTGCCAGAAGACCCTTTTCTTGATGTTGTTTCCTTCATTTTTTCTCATAAACATGGTGGGGTTTGTGCACTTGTGGACTCCATATCTGGTATTTCAGTTTCTTATGAAGAGCTTTATCCTATGGTTAAGTCTATGGCTAGTGGTTTACACAAAAGGGGTGTTGTAAAAGGTGATGTTGTTTTGATTCTCCTTCCAAATTCCATTTATTTTCCTGTTGTTTTGTTAGGTGCTTTGATCATTGGTGCTGTTGTAACTACTATGAATCCTTTAAGTAGTTTGTTAGAGATAAAGAAGCAAGTTCTTGATTGTGGTGTGAGTTTAGTATTTACTTGTAGTGATAAAGTTGATAAGTTGTGTACTTTAGATGTTCCTGTTATAGGGGTCCCTGAAATTTTGGTTTCTGGTTCAAATGGTGGTGAAAGTTCTGTTTTTTATGAGCTGGTTACATGTCATCCCAATTGGGATTTGAGGCCTAGAATAAGTCAGCAAGATACAGCAGTAATTCTGTACTCCTCTGGTACTACGGGTGCGAGTAAAGGCGTTGTTTTGACTCATGGGAATTTGATAGCAATGGTGGAACTTTTTGTGAGGTTTGAATCTTCTCAGTATGAATATTTGAGTACTGAGAATGTGTATTTGGCGATTGCGCCAATGTTTCATGTGTATGGGCTTTCTCTGTTTGCGATGGGGTTGTTGTCGTTGGGAACTACTATCGTTGTTATGAGAAAATTTGATGCTAATGAGATGGTGAAAGCTATTGAAACATATGGCGTTACTCATTTCCCCGCAGTCCCGCCTTTGCTAATAGCATTGACTAGAAAAGCAAAGGATGGTGCTTCGAGCAAACTGAAGAGCTTGAAACAGGTTTCATGCGGTGCAGCTCCCATAACCACGAAAACCATTGAAGACTTTGTTCACACTCTACCCAATGTTGATTTCATTCAG GGATATGGCATGACTGAGTCAACTGCTGTTGGAACACGTGGTTACAATACTGAAAAGCTGCATAATTATTCTTCGGTAGGACTTCTAGCTCCAAATATGCAAGCTAAAGTAGTGGATTGGATCACCGGTTCACCCTTACCTCCCAACAGCATGGGTGAGCTCTGGCTTTGTGGACCTGGTGTAATGAAAG GATACTTGAATAACTTAGAGTGTACTAAGTCTACGATTGATGACAATGGTTGGCTCCACAGCGGTGATATTGCGTACTTTGATGAAGAAGGATATCTTTATGTCATTGATCGTCTGAAAGAGACTATCAAATACAAGGGCTTCCAG ATAGCTCCTGCTGATTTAGAATCTGTATTAGTCTCACATCCAGATATCATTGATGCTGCAGTAATAGG GGCCAGAGATGAGGAAGCTGGAGAAATTCCAGTTGCATTTGTCGCCAAGAGAGATGGGTGTGCACTTTCCCAAACAGATGTAATCGACTTTGTTTCTAAGCAG GTTGCACCATACAAGAAGATTAGAAAAGTTTACTTCGGAGCTTGGATACCAAGATCTGCAGCTGGAAAGATTCTTAGAAAAGAGTTGAGGAACTTCTTAACTTCCAAATTATAG